In Streptomyces sp. NBC_00878, a single window of DNA contains:
- a CDS encoding SIS domain-containing protein yields the protein MTTDSPPRPAAGNGAPAPGRIMAAEMAEQPAVLQRILDHGAPAIREVATAIAARRPRFVLLTARGTSDNAALYAKYLIEVLLGMPAGLTSMSTTTAYGARPDLTDCLVVTVSQSGGSPDLVESTEAARKAGAITLAVTNNPRSPLAAVSEYHLDVLAGPEKALPATKTYTAELLTLYLFVDGLRGGAGGAAKALPELAQSVLGRSDEVRVLAERYRFAQRLVITSRGYGYPTAREAALKLMETTYIPASPFSGADLLHGPLAMVDNVSPVIAIVPDGKGGRALQPVLDRLRGRGADLVVVGQRNQVEAASAGFVLPAGVAEEVQPVVEILPLQQLAYEVTMARGQDPDAPRALAKVTETH from the coding sequence ATGACCACCGACAGTCCGCCCCGCCCAGCCGCTGGAAACGGTGCCCCGGCACCCGGCCGGATCATGGCCGCGGAGATGGCCGAGCAGCCCGCTGTGCTGCAGCGGATCCTTGACCATGGCGCTCCGGCGATCCGAGAGGTCGCAACCGCCATCGCGGCCCGGCGCCCCCGTTTCGTCCTGCTCACCGCACGGGGCACCTCGGACAATGCCGCGCTGTACGCGAAGTACCTGATCGAGGTGCTGCTCGGCATGCCCGCCGGGCTGACGTCGATGTCCACGACGACGGCGTACGGGGCCAGGCCGGACCTCACGGACTGCCTGGTGGTCACGGTCAGCCAGTCCGGCGGATCACCCGATCTCGTCGAGTCCACCGAGGCCGCCCGCAAGGCGGGGGCTATCACGCTGGCCGTCACGAACAACCCGAGGTCACCGCTCGCAGCGGTGTCCGAGTACCACCTCGACGTGCTGGCGGGGCCGGAGAAGGCACTGCCCGCGACGAAGACGTACACGGCGGAGCTGCTGACCCTCTACCTGTTCGTGGACGGGCTGCGGGGTGGTGCCGGCGGGGCAGCCAAGGCGCTGCCCGAGCTCGCACAGTCGGTCTTGGGGCGCAGCGACGAGGTCCGAGTACTGGCCGAGCGCTACCGCTTCGCCCAACGTCTCGTGATCACGTCGCGTGGCTATGGGTATCCGACGGCGCGCGAGGCCGCCCTGAAACTGATGGAGACCACCTACATTCCGGCAAGCCCGTTCTCGGGTGCCGACCTGCTGCACGGACCGCTGGCGATGGTGGACAACGTCTCGCCCGTCATCGCCATCGTGCCGGACGGGAAGGGCGGCAGGGCGCTGCAGCCCGTCCTTGACCGGCTTCGGGGGCGGGGCGCTGATCTCGTGGTGGTCGGGCAGCGGAACCAGGTCGAGGCGGCCAGTGCGGGGTTCGTACTGCCGGCCGGGGTGGCCGAGGAAGTCCAGCCCGTTGTGGAGATCCTGCCGCT
- a CDS encoding ABC transporter permease: MFALAMRSIRQRPGRFAATLLSAFLGAAIIMTFNSMHDTAGAQGVDPTSAETLSTAAGVVGGYGSLLVFFAVASTLTVNVRQRSSEIDLLRCSGATPAQIRRMVVGESVAVALAGALLAIGPAMLGGRVLLGLFQDSGQVAESVDHAFGTVALYSGLAITLLAAAGAAFLAVRRATRTRTHKLRTRGRTLCIRASMVLGGLTLCSTFAFSSTDAVLMAPAVYGAVLLAVGFALLAPKVLRALLGRLPATGPSGYLAVRTMRERAAQLSGVLMPLILFTTMATATLYMQAVENDAIDASGVPKSIDAKNLETLNLTVVGIIVVFACIMLVNSLYAATTYRRREFGQQRLAGATPGQVLGMVGIESLVLTATGVFFGTAAGLAGIIPFTMVRTDSDSVLPDHGLGIWLGIVAVAGAAVLVTCLVTARRALRTPAVEVVSLAA, from the coding sequence ATGTTCGCTCTGGCCATGCGATCCATCAGGCAGCGCCCCGGGCGCTTCGCCGCGACGCTGCTGTCCGCCTTCCTGGGCGCGGCGATCATCATGACGTTCAACTCGATGCACGACACGGCGGGCGCGCAGGGCGTCGACCCGACCAGCGCGGAGACCCTCTCCACCGCGGCGGGCGTGGTCGGCGGCTACGGCAGCCTCCTGGTCTTCTTCGCCGTCGCCTCCACCTTGACGGTGAACGTCCGCCAACGCTCCTCCGAGATCGACCTGTTGCGCTGCTCCGGCGCGACCCCCGCACAGATCAGGCGGATGGTCGTGGGGGAGTCGGTGGCCGTCGCCCTGGCGGGCGCGCTGCTCGCGATCGGTCCCGCGATGCTCGGCGGGCGGGTGCTGCTCGGCCTCTTCCAGGACAGCGGGCAGGTCGCCGAGTCCGTCGACCACGCCTTCGGGACCGTCGCCCTGTACTCGGGCCTCGCCATCACCCTCCTCGCGGCGGCGGGCGCGGCGTTCCTCGCGGTACGCAGGGCCACCCGGACCCGCACGCACAAGCTCCGGACCCGGGGCCGGACGCTCTGCATCCGCGCGTCCATGGTCCTCGGCGGCCTGACGCTCTGCTCCACCTTCGCCTTCTCCTCGACCGACGCCGTGCTGATGGCACCGGCGGTGTACGGCGCGGTCCTGCTCGCGGTCGGCTTCGCGCTTCTCGCGCCGAAGGTGCTGAGGGCCCTGCTCGGCCGGCTCCCGGCGACGGGCCCGAGCGGCTACCTCGCCGTACGCACCATGCGGGAGCGCGCGGCCCAGCTGTCCGGTGTCCTGATGCCGCTGATCCTCTTCACCACCATGGCGACGGCGACCCTCTACATGCAGGCCGTCGAGAACGACGCCATCGACGCGTCCGGAGTCCCGAAGAGCATCGACGCGAAGAACCTCGAAACCCTCAACCTCACGGTCGTCGGCATCATCGTGGTCTTCGCCTGCATCATGCTGGTCAACTCCCTCTACGCGGCGACGACCTACCGCCGCCGGGAGTTCGGCCAGCAGCGTCTGGCGGGCGCGACGCCGGGCCAGGTCCTCGGCATGGTCGGCATCGAGTCCCTCGTCCTCACGGCGACGGGCGTCTTCTTCGGCACGGCGGCCGGCCTCGCCGGGATCATCCCCTTCACGATGGTCCGCACGGACTCGGACTCGGTCCTGCCGGACCACGGCCTGGGCATCTGGCTCGGCATCGTGGCGGTCGCGGGGGCGGCGGTACTGGTGACCTGCCTGGTCACGGCCCGCCGGGCCCTGCGGACTCCGGCGGTGGAGGTGGTGTCACTGGCCGCGTGA
- a CDS encoding glycoside hydrolase family 9 protein, which translates to MNISLDSGLRRTPPAPSTRRTSRRLRSAALLATAAAMASTVVALAPPVSAAPGDAEVRVNQVGYIVGETKQAFAMGTSSNLSDAGFKVVDENGTTVATGGLGTSTGGWNTAYDSVHTIDLTSVNTPGTYHVELTGTAGGTSPTFKIATAHDLMDPLISDNIKFFQAQRDGRDVISSVMNRQPSHLADENATVYNNPDYQKATDETTGEQYDILAAPLTTAAGGPRNVSGGWFDAGDFLKFTHTTAYATAELLLAKRDIGTTGGMSAEAQHGVDWLDKMWDGNSKTLYAQVGIGIGNFDTIKADHDHWRLPEADDQLNVQPGDPDYLVKHRPLLRAAAPGGKISPNLAGKVAAAFALAAQSAFADNNTTLAQNYLDKAADVYDHTDFDHTGELFTVYPKTYYPENSWLDDVEFAASEMALAAQQIGDSRAGTWKENAATWARAYLDSTTKKTLGIGDVSALAHYDLLTLLNGSTLNDVSPANLTADLSRQLDDGVTRANGDPFRAGSVYTDFDAVPNTFGLIATARLYSKATGDHGYDAFATQQRSWVLGANSWGTSFVIGAGQVFPHCPVHAVANLAGSLNGTGTILRGAVVNGPNSEEKLAQSLALFPETKPCESTSPGNVAWSSFDGHNARYFDKAGAWQTVESAIDFNSMALLAFSLTAG; encoded by the coding sequence ATGAACATCAGCCTCGACTCCGGCCTGCGCCGAACACCACCGGCCCCCAGCACCCGGCGGACCTCACGCCGCCTGCGATCAGCCGCCCTGCTGGCCACCGCTGCTGCCATGGCCAGCACGGTCGTGGCCCTCGCGCCGCCCGTGAGTGCGGCCCCCGGCGACGCGGAGGTCCGCGTCAACCAGGTCGGCTACATCGTCGGCGAGACCAAACAGGCCTTCGCCATGGGTACGAGCAGCAACCTGTCGGACGCCGGCTTCAAGGTCGTCGACGAGAACGGGACGACCGTGGCAACCGGCGGCCTCGGCACCTCCACCGGAGGCTGGAACACCGCGTACGACTCGGTCCACACGATCGACCTGACCTCGGTCAACACCCCCGGTACCTACCATGTGGAACTGACCGGAACGGCCGGCGGCACGTCGCCCACGTTCAAGATCGCCACAGCCCATGACCTGATGGACCCGCTGATCAGCGACAACATCAAGTTCTTCCAGGCACAGCGGGACGGCCGGGACGTCATCTCCTCGGTGATGAACCGCCAGCCGTCCCACCTGGCCGACGAGAACGCGACGGTCTACAACAACCCGGACTACCAGAAGGCGACCGACGAGACGACCGGGGAACAGTACGACATTCTCGCCGCGCCCCTGACCACCGCCGCCGGCGGCCCCAGGAACGTCTCCGGCGGCTGGTTCGACGCCGGGGACTTCCTCAAGTTCACCCACACCACGGCCTACGCGACGGCGGAACTGCTGCTCGCCAAGCGGGACATCGGCACCACTGGCGGCATGTCCGCCGAGGCCCAGCACGGTGTGGACTGGTTGGACAAGATGTGGGACGGCAACAGCAAGACCCTCTACGCCCAGGTCGGTATCGGCATCGGCAACTTCGACACCATCAAGGCTGACCACGACCACTGGCGGCTGCCCGAGGCGGACGACCAGCTCAACGTGCAGCCCGGTGACCCGGACTACCTGGTCAAGCACCGGCCACTGCTCCGCGCGGCGGCGCCGGGCGGAAAGATCAGCCCCAACCTGGCGGGCAAGGTGGCCGCGGCGTTCGCTCTGGCCGCGCAGAGCGCCTTCGCCGACAACAACACCACGCTGGCCCAGAACTATCTGGACAAGGCAGCGGACGTCTACGACCACACCGACTTCGACCACACGGGCGAGTTGTTCACCGTCTACCCGAAGACCTACTACCCCGAGAACAGCTGGCTCGACGACGTGGAATTCGCCGCGAGCGAGATGGCGCTGGCGGCCCAGCAGATCGGCGACAGCCGGGCCGGCACGTGGAAGGAGAATGCGGCGACTTGGGCGCGGGCCTACCTGGACTCGACGACCAAGAAGACCCTCGGCATCGGCGATGTCAGCGCCCTGGCGCACTACGACCTGCTCACCCTGCTGAACGGCTCAACCCTCAACGACGTCAGCCCGGCGAACCTCACGGCCGACCTGAGCCGCCAGCTCGACGACGGCGTCACCCGCGCCAACGGTGACCCCTTCCGGGCGGGCTCGGTCTACACCGACTTCGACGCCGTGCCGAACACGTTCGGACTGATCGCCACCGCCAGGCTCTACTCCAAGGCGACGGGTGACCACGGCTACGACGCCTTCGCCACGCAGCAGCGCAGCTGGGTGCTCGGCGCCAACTCCTGGGGCACCTCATTCGTGATCGGTGCGGGCCAGGTCTTCCCCCACTGCCCGGTGCACGCGGTCGCCAACCTGGCGGGGAGCCTCAACGGCACGGGCACCATCCTGCGCGGTGCAGTCGTCAACGGCCCCAACTCAGAGGAGAAACTGGCCCAGTCCCTCGCCCTGTTCCCCGAAACGAAGCCGTGCGAGTCGACCTCGCCGGGCAATGTTGCCTGGAGCAGTTTCGATGGCCACAACGCCCGGTACTTCGACAAGGCGGGCGCCTGGCAGACCGTGGAGTCGGCCATCGACTTCAACTCGATGGCCCTGCTGGCCTTCTCCCTGACCGCCGGCTGA
- a CDS encoding ABC transporter ATP-binding protein — protein MFRGTDRRNKSYGTVPTADALRLVKVSRTYGEAENAVTALDGVTLTLPRGTFTAVMGPSGSGKSTLLQCAAGLDRPDSGIVMVDGAEMTGGTEAELTKFRRGRIGFVFQQYNLLDTLTVAQNTILPLKLARRRVNRARVEEILTSVGLGDRLGHRPDQLSGGQRQRVAIARALVTEPSVIFADEPTGALDTRSARDVLLLLQEAVRVHGRTVVMVTHDPVAASYADSVLFLADGRLAGEMRRPTVDAVAERLAHLGDDVMAGV, from the coding sequence ATGTTTCGAGGAACGGATCGACGTAACAAGAGCTACGGCACGGTCCCCACCGCCGACGCGCTGCGGCTGGTCAAGGTCAGCAGGACCTACGGGGAGGCGGAGAACGCCGTGACCGCCCTCGACGGGGTGACGCTCACACTGCCCCGCGGCACGTTCACCGCGGTGATGGGCCCCTCGGGCTCCGGCAAGTCCACGCTGCTGCAGTGCGCCGCCGGACTCGACCGGCCCGACAGCGGCATCGTCATGGTCGACGGCGCCGAGATGACCGGCGGCACCGAGGCCGAGCTGACGAAGTTCCGGCGGGGCCGGATCGGCTTCGTCTTCCAGCAGTACAACCTGCTGGACACCCTCACCGTCGCCCAGAACACGATCCTGCCGCTCAAGCTCGCCCGCCGCCGCGTGAACCGCGCCCGGGTGGAGGAGATCCTCACCTCCGTCGGCCTCGGCGACCGCCTCGGCCACCGGCCCGACCAGCTCTCCGGCGGCCAGCGCCAGCGCGTCGCCATCGCCCGCGCCCTGGTCACCGAGCCGAGCGTGATCTTCGCCGACGAGCCGACCGGCGCCCTCGACACCCGCAGCGCGCGGGACGTCCTGCTCCTGCTCCAGGAGGCGGTACGGGTCCACGGCCGTACGGTCGTCATGGTGACCCACGACCCGGTGGCGGCCTCGTACGCCGACTCGGTGCTGTTCCTCGCGGACGGCCGTCTCGCCGGTGAGATGCGCCGGCCGACCGTGGACGCGGTGGCCGAGCGGCTCGCGCACCTCGGCGACGACGTGATGGCGGGGGTGTGA